In Acidimicrobiia bacterium, the DNA window ATCAGCTAGTTAATGCTGTAAAACTCCGATGGAAAGAAGTCGATTGTGGTATTTGGGAAGTGCGTAGCGCGCCACGTCACTACACGTATACAAAATTGATGTGTTGGGTGGCAGTGGAACGTGCAATTGAGCTTGCTGATCACTTTACAGGCGAAGTCGATGAAGAATGGGTTGTATTAAAAGACGAAATTGCAGAGTCAATAAATAGTAATTCCTATAAAAGTGAAATGAATGCCTATACCTCAGCATATGATGAAACAGATATTGATGCTTCAGTATTGGCACTTGGACTATACGGGTTTATTCAAATGGATGATCCTCGTTTTGTAGGTACAATTAAAGCTGTTGAAGATCATTTATTAATAAATAATACTGTTTTTCGCTATATATTAGATAGTGGTAACGAGGATGGTATTGAAGGCCATGAAGGAGGATGGAATATTCTCACATTGTGGTTAATTAAATGCTATTGGGCTTCTGGTCGTTTAGATGACGCACGAAAACTCTTTCAAATTGTTAGAAAAAATATTGGTGCTACAGGACTTATCTCTGAACAAGTAGATCCTATAACTCTTGAATCTTTAGGGAATCACCCGCAAGCATATTCACATTTGGCATACATCGATACAGTAATTGCAATGGCTGCGGGAGCAGATTTAGATTAATACAATAAATATTAAAAAATTCAATAAATTCTGATTAGGTATAGATTTGAACTTATGGGCCCTTTTATGTAAGATATGAAAAAAGATTTTGGTTTAAAGGGAAGTAGCAGCAAAATGAATAAACATAAAACCAAACCAGATCTTCAGCTCTCGCTCGAGGAAGAACTAAATCGATTTTTCAAAATCAATGCTAAAAGACATATTGCGCAAGCTAAATTTGACGCCAAGCCAAAGCATTATTCTATACCGAACCGTTTAATTAAATTAGCTGCAACTTTGAGTGCTTTTGTTGGTATAGGTTTGCTAAGGTTTGGCTACGCGCCAGTGGCTGCAACACAAGGTATTAGTTATGTAGCTGGAGGTTTACTACAAATTGGCGCAGCATTAACTGGATTCAAATATGCATTTGCCGATAAATTTCGCGTTGCGAATCTACAGAAACTAAATTTCAAAACAGAACTTGCAAGACAGTACACTTTTACTAGCTTAGGTAGAACTAATGTAGAATCTTTTTTAAATGCATTAATTAAATTAAATTCAACTGCATTAATACGACTTAAATTTGATAATAACCTCACAAATAGACAAAAGAAAAAAGTTGTTATAGCGTTCCAAAATATTGACGATGCTTTAGTACACATGGCAGGTTTACATATTTCAAAAGAGATTGATCTAGAAAAACTACTATCTTTCCAAAAGAAAATGGAAACTTTAGCTCATGAAAGTATAAGTCATAATATTATAGAGATAGCAGACAATAGTCGTAGCATTATTCGATCTATTGCGAAAATCCGTATAGGTCAAGTAGGAGAACCAAGCGACAAAGAAGTACCTCTAGCAGCTGACACTTTAGAATCAACATCAATTGAACCACCTGACTTAACAGTACAGGCGAATACCCCTGGGTCAGCTCAGGTAGAAGAGATTACACATGATAAACCGTCAAATTTTGGTCATGGACTCTAAGATAATAATATTCAACAGGTGAAGTATTATCATTTAAATCTATTAATGTAGTGACACCTAAATTCATACCGATTAGGTATTCTTATCAGCTCATCATTAGAATCTAAATACATTTTAATAGGGGAATTTTTATGCGAAAATTAATACTAGGAATAGATATGGGTGGTACGAAAACTGCTGCTGGTATTTTTGAATATGATGGTGAACTATTATCCAAAGAAGTATTAATAAATCCTAAAACTGATGATGCAGAAGAAGTTTGGAATGGGATTACTGATCTTATAGATAAAGTATCGGCACCTTATATTGATGAAATTATTGTTTGTGGTGTTGGAGCAGCAGGTCCAGGCGAGCCAAAAGGTAAATCGTTATCTCCAGCTAATCTTCCAGCATGGAAAAAGTTTCCTTTGCGTGAACGCTTAGAAGCACATATAGGAAAAACAGCTTATATAGAGGATGATTGTAAAGCATTGGCTATGGGTGAAGGTTGGAAAGGCAGTGCTGTTGGCAAAAATAACTATATCTCTATGGTTGTTTCAACTGGTATAGGCGGAGGCATAGTTCTAGATGGCAAACTCCTTCACGGTCATGGAATGATGGCTGGACACGTTGGTCATATTATTATCAACCCTAATGGTCCTCTATGTGGTTGTGGACAATTTGGTTGTATCGAAGCTCATGCTTCAGGGCCGGCCTTATTGCGAAAATTCGGTATAGCTCCTGAGAAAGCTACATTGGAAATGAAAGAATATTGTGCTGATATGATTGCACATTTAATATGCATTGTGACAGCAACATTAGATATTAATTGGGTAACTATTGGAGGTTCAGTCGCACTAGGTTTCGGTGATGTATTTTTTAATCGTGCACAAGAAACTTATGACAAGATGATGCAAATGGATTTTGGCAAAGGACTAAAAATCGTACCTTCAGGTTTAGGTATAGACGGTGGGCTAATTAGTGCAGCAAGAGTCGGTAAATTGGGCTATAGAGGGATACTTTGGAGCTCTTAGCTAATATCTTGAGTTTAAATTCTTCAATTAACTAAGATATGTATGTGAATAAAATAATTGGAAAGAATATTTTTTTAAGACCTTTAATTTTTTCTGATTATAATAACTATTTTGAAGTTAAAACAAGATGTCACGATTGGCTAAGTAAATGGGAGCCAACATTTAACGGAACTTTCCAGGATAGTATTTCTACACCAGCTCTATTCGCAGGTCGTATTGAAGCTTTTGAAAGAGGAATAGCACAAGATAACTATTATGGACTAGGAATATTTCTACATAATTCTACTTTTATTGGTGAAGTGACAATAGGAAATATTGAACGAGGCCCTTTCCAATGCGCAAAGTTGGGATATTGGATTGATGAAAAGTATGCCGGAAGATCTTATACACCACAAGCTGTAAAATTAGTTATGGATTATGCATTTAGTGATCTAGATTTTAAAAGAATTGAAGTAGCTATTGTCCCTAGGAATAAACCAAGCGTAAGAGTCGTTGAAAAATTAGGTTTTGAATTTGAAGGTATATCAAGGGAATATATTGAAGTTAATGCTGTGCGCGAGGACCACAATCGTTATGCCATGACAAAAAGTCAATATTTATTGTTGAATCAGTAAGCTTGAGAAAAAATGGCTATCTCGCTTGCTTGATTACCTGTAATTAAACATTTCATTTTCGAACCATTACTATCTAGCAAATCTTCACTGTGAACATAAGGAATAAGACCAGTATCTATGCCTGAATCTATATCTTTATTACTTACCGGTAAACACCTTATTGTTGCTTTAGTCTCAGACTTTACCTGAGCTTCAGAAGCAATAGCCCCATCCCAAGGAACAATTGCGTAACCGCCACATTCATTTAAGAAAGATTTCATTTCGTCATAACTCTTCGGACGTATAGTATTTTCATCACGAAAATCACGCGCCTCATCAAATAGTGCTTGATCATGTTGGATCAACATCTCATTAATTCGATTGGCCAAACTTTCAAAATTAACTTTTTCTTTTTGGCTACCTCGAGCATCAGGCTCAATCGTTGAACCTGCGCGCATTGAAACAAGAACAGTGCCCTCCTCAATATCACGAGGACCAATTTCGATACGAATAGGAACACCTTTAAGTTCCCACTCAAAAAATTTGTTGCCAGGACGAACTTCTTCACGGTCATCAAGCTGAACGCGCATGCCATTAGCGACCAATTCATTTTTAATACTATTTGACTTGTCTAGAACGCCACTACGTTCGTCATCATCTCTATAAATAGGAACAATAACAACTTGTCTCGGTGCAACAGCACTAGGTAGACGCAAACCTTTATCATCACCGTGAGTCATGATAATTCCACCAATAAGGCGAGTAGAGACACCCCAAGAAGTAGCATAAGGATTATCTAAAGACCCATCATGAGTTTGAAATTGAACACCATAGGCCTTTGCAAACTTTTGACCAAGATAATGTGAAGTACCAGCTTGTAAAGATTTCTTATCGCGCATCATTGCTTCCATCGTGAAAGTTTCACTTGCACCAGGAAAACGTTCGCTTTCAGATTTACGTCCAGCAATTACAGGCATCATAAGTTTATTAAGCACAGTATCTAAATATACATCACGTAAAATAGTGAGTGTTTCTTTGATAGCTTCTTGCTCTGTTTCGTGTGCAGTATGGCCTTCTTGCCACAAAAACTCAGATGTACGAAGAAAAAGACGAGAACGTTTTTCTGAACGGAAAACATTAGCCCACTGGTTATACATTAAAGGTAGATCGCGATAACTCTGAACCCACCTAGAATAAGTTTCCCATATAATAGCTTCAGAAGTAGGACGTAAAAATAAGTTCTCTTCTAAAGAACGGCCACCAGATTGTGTAACTTCATAAACTTCAGGTGCAAAACCTTCAACTAAATCTGCTTCGGCACCAAAAACACTCATTGGGGCTAAAGTGGGAAAATAAAAATTATCGTGACCTGTCAACTTAATGCGCTTGTCTACTTGTGCCTGTATTTGTTCCCAAATCGCATAACCCCAAGGTTTAATAACCATAGATCCTTTAGCCAAGCCATTTTCTGCCATTTGTGCTTCACGAATAACACTTTGATACCAGCCTGGAAAGTCATTTTTTTGTGTTGGAAGTTTTGATTGTGCCATATCAATAGATTCTAGTGGCTTCGTATAAGAAATTATTCATGATTAAAATACAAATATAATTATATTTCAAAATGATCTGGTTAAAACATTCACCTATTAGAAGAGCTATTATATTTGC includes these proteins:
- a CDS encoding proline--tRNA ligase, translated to MAQSKLPTQKNDFPGWYQSVIREAQMAENGLAKGSMVIKPWGYAIWEQIQAQVDKRIKLTGHDNFYFPTLAPMSVFGAEADLVEGFAPEVYEVTQSGGRSLEENLFLRPTSEAIIWETYSRWVQSYRDLPLMYNQWANVFRSEKRSRLFLRTSEFLWQEGHTAHETEQEAIKETLTILRDVYLDTVLNKLMMPVIAGRKSESERFPGASETFTMEAMMRDKKSLQAGTSHYLGQKFAKAYGVQFQTHDGSLDNPYATSWGVSTRLIGGIIMTHGDDKGLRLPSAVAPRQVVIVPIYRDDDERSGVLDKSNSIKNELVANGMRVQLDDREEVRPGNKFFEWELKGVPIRIEIGPRDIEEGTVLVSMRAGSTIEPDARGSQKEKVNFESLANRINEMLIQHDQALFDEARDFRDENTIRPKSYDEMKSFLNECGGYAIVPWDGAIASEAQVKSETKATIRCLPVSNKDIDSGIDTGLIPYVHSEDLLDSNGSKMKCLITGNQASEIAIFSQAY
- a CDS encoding GNAT family N-acetyltransferase is translated as MNKIIGKNIFLRPLIFSDYNNYFEVKTRCHDWLSKWEPTFNGTFQDSISTPALFAGRIEAFERGIAQDNYYGLGIFLHNSTFIGEVTIGNIERGPFQCAKLGYWIDEKYAGRSYTPQAVKLVMDYAFSDLDFKRIEVAIVPRNKPSVRVVEKLGFEFEGISREYIEVNAVREDHNRYAMTKSQYLLLNQ
- a CDS encoding ROK family protein, whose protein sequence is MRKLILGIDMGGTKTAAGIFEYDGELLSKEVLINPKTDDAEEVWNGITDLIDKVSAPYIDEIIVCGVGAAGPGEPKGKSLSPANLPAWKKFPLRERLEAHIGKTAYIEDDCKALAMGEGWKGSAVGKNNYISMVVSTGIGGGIVLDGKLLHGHGMMAGHVGHIIINPNGPLCGCGQFGCIEAHASGPALLRKFGIAPEKATLEMKEYCADMIAHLICIVTATLDINWVTIGGSVALGFGDVFFNRAQETYDKMMQMDFGKGLKIVPSGLGIDGGLISAARVGKLGYRGILWSS